Proteins encoded within one genomic window of Humulus lupulus chromosome 1, drHumLupu1.1, whole genome shotgun sequence:
- the LOC133797332 gene encoding methylcrotonoyl-CoA carboxylase beta chain, mitochondrial, which produces MLRILEKKVFSSSRSWRLSGIMAVQTRDNSFGVLPNSVDQNSEAYSRNSKAMGALLSDLQSHINKVLAGGGPEAVKRNRSRNKLLPRERIDRLLDPGASFLELSQLAGHELYEESLPSGGIVTGIGPVHGNLCMFMANDPTVKGGTYFPITVKKHLRAQEIAAECKLPCIYLVDSGGAYLPKQAEVFPDKDNFGRIFYNQALMSAAGIPQVALVLGSCTAGGAYIPSMADESVMVKGNGTIFLAGPPLVKAATGEEISAEDLGGASVHCKTSGVADYFAQDELHGLALGRNIIKNLHTAGQGQFQSGDQSIYVGYDSYEEPLYDPSELHSIAPADHKQQFDIRSIIARIVDGSKFDEFKKLYGTTLVTGFARIFGQPVGIIGNNGILFSESALKGAHFIELCAQRKIPLVFLQNITGFMVGSRSEASGIAKAGAKVVMAVSCAKIPKVTIIVGGSYGAGNYAMCGRAYSPNFLFVWPNARISVMGGAQAAGVLSQIEGSSKKKQGIKWEKEEEEAFKAKVMEAYDREGNPYYSTARLWDDGVIDPADTRKVIGLSISASLNRAPEDTKFGVFRM; this is translated from the exons atgctTCGTATTTTGGAGAAGAAagtattttcgtcatcacgttcatGGAGGTTATCGGGAATAATGGCCGTTCAAACGAGGGACAACTCCTTTGGAGTTCTTCCGAACAGCGTTGATCAAAACTCCGAAGCCTATTCTCGCaactccaaggccatgggcgccTTATTGTCTGATCTTCAATCCCATATCAATAAG GTTCTTGCTGGAGGAGGACCTGAAGCTGTGAAGAGAAACAGGAGCAGGAACAAACTTCTACCCAGAGAACGTATTGATCGTCTGCTTGATCCTGGGGCttcatttcttgaactttctcAG CTTGCAGGCCATGAGCTGTATGAGGAGTCTCTACCATCAGGTGGTATAGTTACTGGGATAGGCCCAGTGCATGGAAACCTTTGTATGTTTATGGCTAATGATCCTACTGTAAAAGGTGGGACTTATTTTCCCATAACTGTTAAAAAACACCTTCGGGCACAAGAAATTGCGGCTGAATGCAAATTACCATGCATATATCTGGTTGATAGTGGAGGGGCCTACCTTCCTAAGCAGGCGGAGGTCTTTCCTGATAAGGATAATTTTGGTAGAATTTTCTACAATCAAGCTTTAATGTCTGCTGCCGGCATTCCTCAAGTAGCTTTGGTACTAGGCTCTTGTACTGCTGGCGGTGCTTATATACCTTCAATGGCTGATGAAAGTGTCATGGTCAAGGGAAATGGTACCATATTTCTAGCAGGACCACCACTTGTGAAG GCTGCTACTGGAGAAGAAATATCTGCAGAGGATTTAGGTGGTGCTAGTGTTCATTGCAAAACATCAGGAGTTGCAGACTATTTTGCTCAAG ATGAGCTGCATGGACTTGCCCTTGGTAGGAATATCATTAAGAACTTACACACTGCTGGGCAGGGACAGTTTCAAAGTGGAGACCAAAGCATATATGTTGGATATGATTCCTATGAAGAACCATTGTATGATCCAAGTGAACTTCATTCAATAGCACCAGCAGACCATAAGCAGCAATTCGATATCCGATCAATTATTGCTCGCATTGTTGATGGAAGCAAATTTGACGAATTCAAAAAACTATATGGCACT ACCCTTGTAACAGGTTTTGCTAGAATTTTCGGACAGCCAGTTGGAATAATTGGAAACAATGGTATATTATTCAGTGAGTCTGCTCTGAAAGGGGCCCATTTTATTGAATTATGTGCTCAACGAAAAATTCCTTTGGTCTTCCTTCAGAATATCACTGGATTTATG GTTGGCTCACGATCTGAGGCAAGTGGAATAGCAAAGGCTGGAGCAAAAGTGGTGATGGCAGTTTCTTGTGCAAAG ATTCCAAAAGTGACTATAATTGTGGGTGGAAGTTATGGTGCTGGGAATTATGCAATGTGTGGCCGCGCATATAGTCCGAATTTCCTGTTTGTCTGGCCAAATGCCCGAATATCAGTAATGGGTGGGGCTCAG GCTGCTGGTGTGCTGTCTCAAATAGAAGGGAGCAGCAAGAAAAAGCAAGGAATAAAG TGGGAGAAAGAAGAGGAGGAGGCCTTCAAGGCAAAGGTAATGGAGGCATACGATAGAGAAGGAAATCCCTATTACTCCACAGCAAGGCTCTGGGATGATGGTGTTATTGATCCAGCTGATACAAGAAAGGTTATAGGACTTTCCATTTCTGCTTCCTTAAACCGTGCCCCTGAAGATACCAAGTTTGGTGTCTTTAGGATGTAA